The genomic segment ACAGGCTCAGGCCCATGTGCACCGGGCCGCCTGCAGCCAGCACCGTGCGCGGATTGCCGCCATCGACCTGGATCTCGCCGATCCGGCTCTGCACGCCTTCATGGCTGAGGAACACCAGGGTCGTCGCGTCGCGCCAGGCGACACCGCGCACGTGGCCTTCGAGGCCGGGCAGCAGGTCGCGCTGCGAACCGCCGTCGCGACCGACCACGGTAAGGCGGCCTTCGCTGGGATCGTTCTTGTCTTCGGCGGAAATGATCGCCAGATGCGCGCCGTCCGGGCTCCAGGCCAGGTCGCCGAGCTTGCCGGGATTGTCGACGCGGCCGAGTTCGCGGCCTTCGACCGAATAGATGCGCACGCGCGCCTCGACCATGGTGTCGTCGGTCAGCTGGCGCGGTGTGACCACAACGGCCAGACGATCGCCGGCAGGGCTCCACCGCACCGCCTGCACGCTGCCTTCGATGGCGATACGACGCGGCTCGGCCTCGCTGCCGAGCTCGGCGATCCACAGTTCGACCGGGCGCCAGTCTTCCTCGTAGACCTTCTGCGAGAAGCCCTTGTCGCGCAGCGCCTTGCGCGCGTCGCTCTCGCGCTGCGCCGACAGCACCGCGGCGCGTTGGCCATCCGGCGACAGGTCGTAGCTGGAGATGTCGCCAGCGAGCTTCGCCACGCGGGTTGACTCGCCGCCGCGCAGCGGAATCGTGTACAGGCCGCGGGTCTCGTCACCTTCGCGCTTGGACAGATACGCCACGCGCTGGCCATCGGGCAGCCAGCGCGGCGATGCCACATCGACCTTGCCGGTGATGAAGCCGCGACTATTGTTGTTGCGGTCGACGACGTGCAACTCGGTCCGCGCCGGACCATCGGGATCGACGCCGAGCGTGCGCGGCATCGACAGGATGTACGCGACTTCCTGACCATCGGGGCTGATCTGCGCCTGGGTGACGGCGCGCGTCTGCGCGACCTGTTCGAGCGTCATCCCGCCCGTCTTCGTGGCCGCGCCCGCGAGCGGCGCGCCGGTTGCCAGCACGAGCGCGCAGGCTAGAGTCCAGATCCATCGTTGCATTCGGTGTTCCCCGTGAACGGTTGCAGTCGACCGGCGACTTTGCAGGGGAATGGACCGGGGTGCAATGTCGCGGCGGGCACCCGCCAGTGTCAGCCGCGCCTGACGTTGGTGTCCGCATCCCGTCATCCCGGCGAAAGCCGGGATCCAGTGACTTCGAGGCGATGTAGCCGAGGGTTACTGACCTGGAGCGGTACCGCACGGTGCCGGGTACGCGGCACGTCGCTGGATCCCGGCTTTCGCCGGGACGACGGTTTTTTTGCTCCGGGTATGGTCTACCGCCCCCTCACCGTCCGATGCCGCACCATCCGCACCGCGATCCGCGGGAACACTTCTGGCAACAACGACCGCACCGAAATCGGCACGCGCGTCGTCAGTGCTTCGGCGTCGAGCGCCGGCAACGCACCCCGCCACGCGAATGCGACGCGATTGCTCATCTTCGGTTCGTCGACGACCAGCACGTGATCGGCACCGAACGCAGCGCGCAGTTTCTCCAGGTGCGTTTCAGGATCGCGCACGTAGAGGTTGCAGGCCATGACGCCGGATGCAGTCAGCGCATCGCGACAGGCGTCGTAGAACGCCTGCGTGGACAATTCCGCAGGAATGCCGTGTTCGTCGTAGCCGTCGACCAGCAGCACATCGAACTGGCCGCGGCGCTCCATAACGAAACGCACGCCGTCATCGACGACCACCGACAGCCGCGCATCGTCGTCCGGAATACCGAACGCGCCGCGCAAGGCGACCACATGCGGATTGTTCTCGACCGCTTCGATACGTGTGCCCGCCAGCTGCCGGTACGCGAACTTCGCCTGCGAGCCGCCACCGAGGCCGACCATGCCGAGCACCGCAGGCGCCGGTTGCCACAGCAGTGCGGCAAACATCGTGCGGGTGTAGTCGATCAGCAGACGGTCGGGATCGTTGCCGACCATGCGGCTCTGCGTCTGCCGGCGCACGAATTGCAACGACACGAATCCCTCGTGCTCGCGCACGTAGGGCTTGCGTGGGCCGGAGCCGCCGCCGCGCAAACGGTCCATCCAGCGACCCAGCAGGCCGCGTTCCTTCGTGTCCGTCATCGTGCTCAGCGGTTCGACCAGCCGTGCGGCACATGGCCGGCGGCGACGTGCGGGCGCGCGGAATCGATGTTGTGCTGCGAATCGTCGAAGAAGATGTCGGCGCCGAATGCGTCGAGGAACGGGCCCTTCGGCCGTCCGCCGAGGAACAGCGCTTCGTCCAGACGCACGCCCCAGGCGCGCAGCGTACGGATCACGCGTTCGTGCGCGGGCGCCGAGCGTGCAGTGACCAGCGCGGTACGGATCGGTGCGTCCTTGCCGGCCGGATACGCGGCCTGCAGGTCGTGCAGCGCGGCCAGGAAACCGCGAAACGGGCCGCCGGTCATCTCCTCGCGCGCGCGGTCACGCTCGTGCTTGTGGAATGCGTCGAGCCCGCTCTCCTGCGACAGGCGCTCACCCTCGTCGCCGAAGATCACTGCGTCGCCGTCAAACGCGATCCGCAACTGGTCGTTGCGATGCGCCGGTGCGCGCGCCGGGATGATCGTCGCGGCAGCGATGCCGTTCTCCAGTGCGCGCCGCACCGAGTCCGGATTCGCCGACAGGAACAGCTGGGTGCCGAATGGCTTGATGTAGGGCCAGGTCGGCTCGCCGGAGGTGAAGGTCGCGCGGGTGATGCCCAGGTTGTGATGCTGGATCGAGTTGAAGATGCGCAGTCCACTGTCGGCGGAGTTGCGCGACAGCAGGATCACCTCGACGTGCGGCGCATCGGGCGGCGCGTCGATGTTCAAGGCCAGCAGCTTGCGCACCAGCGGGAACGCGATGCCGGGCTCGAGGACATCGTCCTCGTGGGCACGCTGGTGCTCGGCATAGGCCTCGATGCCTTCGGACTCGAACACCGCATGGCTGTCCTCGAGATCGAACAGGGCGCGCGTGGTGATCGCGACGGTGAGCGTGGGAACGGACAGATCGGGCATGGCGGATCGCAGGTCGATGAGGGCGG from the Luteimonas fraxinea genome contains:
- a CDS encoding S9 family peptidase, with protein sequence MQRWIWTLACALVLATGAPLAGAATKTGGMTLEQVAQTRAVTQAQISPDGQEVAYILSMPRTLGVDPDGPARTELHVVDRNNNSRGFITGKVDVASPRWLPDGQRVAYLSKREGDETRGLYTIPLRGGESTRVAKLAGDISSYDLSPDGQRAAVLSAQRESDARKALRDKGFSQKVYEEDWRPVELWIAELGSEAEPRRIAIEGSVQAVRWSPAGDRLAVVVTPRQLTDDTMVEARVRIYSVEGRELGRVDNPGKLGDLAWSPDGAHLAIISAEDKNDPSEGRLTVVGRDGGSQRDLLPGLEGHVRGVAWRDATTLVFLSHEGVQSRIGEIQVDGGNPRTVLAAGGPVHMGLSLSPRGDIALVGSDPTHPSEVFHLASGASEARRLTDSNPWLKDVRLARQEVVRYTARDGLELEGLLVHPLERRGNARVPLILVVHGGPESHFSNAWLNAYSQPAQVAAAQGFASFFPNYRSSTGRGVAFSKLGHGRPGMEEFDDVVDGVNHLVETGLVDRDKVGITGGSYGGYASAWGATYYSERFAASVMFVGISDQASLVTTGDIPYEQYNVHMQTWPWESPEMYRQTSPITHAQKSRTPTLILHGEADPRVPVMQSYMMYRYLQLAGQAPVRLVLYPGEGHGNSRGASRYDYSLRLMQWMTHYLKGPGGEPPEYEIDYALPEQGAKR
- a CDS encoding transferase codes for the protein MTDTKERGLLGRWMDRLRGGGSGPRKPYVREHEGFVSLQFVRRQTQSRMVGNDPDRLLIDYTRTMFAALLWQPAPAVLGMVGLGGGSQAKFAYRQLAGTRIEAVENNPHVVALRGAFGIPDDDARLSVVVDDGVRFVMERRGQFDVLLVDGYDEHGIPAELSTQAFYDACRDALTASGVMACNLYVRDPETHLEKLRAAFGADHVLVVDEPKMSNRVAFAWRGALPALDAEALTTRVPISVRSLLPEVFPRIAVRMVRHRTVRGR
- a CDS encoding 5'-nucleotidase, with translation MPDLSVPTLTVAITTRALFDLEDSHAVFESEGIEAYAEHQRAHEDDVLEPGIAFPLVRKLLALNIDAPPDAPHVEVILLSRNSADSGLRIFNSIQHHNLGITRATFTSGEPTWPYIKPFGTQLFLSANPDSVRRALENGIAAATIIPARAPAHRNDQLRIAFDGDAVIFGDEGERLSQESGLDAFHKHERDRAREEMTGGPFRGFLAALHDLQAAYPAGKDAPIRTALVTARSAPAHERVIRTLRAWGVRLDEALFLGGRPKGPFLDAFGADIFFDDSQHNIDSARPHVAAGHVPHGWSNR